Proteins encoded within one genomic window of Tidjanibacter massiliensis:
- a CDS encoding DegT/DnrJ/EryC1/StrS family aminotransferase, translating to MKISFSPPDIGEQEIVEVAEALRSGWITTGPRTKELERQIAAFCRTGRAVCLNSATACMELILRVLGVGPGDEVITSAYTYTATASVVCHVGARVVLVDTVRDGYEMDYDRLAEAITERTKVIIPVDLAGIPCDYAKIFSVVENKRPLFRPESILQEAFGRIVVLADAAHAFGASREGQMCGEIADFTSFSFHAVKNFTTAEGGALTWRPVAGIADEWLYKQFQLMSLHGQSKDALTKTQLGGWEYDIVAPYYKCNMTDIMAAIGLVQMQRYPGLLARRRQLIAYYDEALRDCGVQVLGHYGDTYRSSGHLYLTRVLGIGEAERNAVIVGMAERGIATNVHYKPLPMLTAYRNLGFDIRDYPNAYAMYCNEITLPLHTRLTDEEAEYVVTNFAELIGGRR from the coding sequence ATGAAGATATCGTTTTCACCTCCTGACATCGGAGAGCAGGAGATAGTTGAGGTGGCGGAGGCCTTGCGTTCCGGATGGATTACAACGGGGCCGCGTACGAAAGAGTTGGAGCGACAGATAGCTGCGTTTTGCCGTACGGGCCGGGCCGTGTGCCTGAACTCCGCTACGGCATGTATGGAACTGATTTTGCGGGTTTTGGGCGTCGGGCCTGGTGATGAAGTTATTACTTCGGCATACACTTATACCGCAACGGCCAGCGTCGTGTGTCACGTAGGGGCGCGGGTAGTGCTTGTCGATACAGTACGGGATGGATACGAGATGGATTATGACCGTCTTGCGGAAGCCATCACCGAGCGGACCAAAGTAATCATTCCTGTGGACCTTGCCGGTATTCCGTGTGATTATGCAAAGATATTCTCGGTGGTCGAGAACAAGAGGCCCCTGTTTCGACCGGAGAGTATTTTGCAGGAAGCTTTTGGCAGAATTGTCGTATTGGCGGATGCTGCCCATGCTTTCGGGGCTTCCCGGGAGGGACAAATGTGCGGTGAAATCGCGGATTTTACCAGCTTCTCGTTTCATGCCGTCAAGAATTTCACGACTGCGGAGGGAGGGGCGTTGACTTGGCGGCCTGTTGCGGGTATAGCGGACGAGTGGCTTTATAAACAGTTTCAGTTGATGTCGTTGCATGGACAAAGCAAAGATGCTTTGACGAAAACACAACTCGGCGGGTGGGAGTATGACATCGTCGCTCCCTATTACAAATGCAACATGACGGATATCATGGCTGCTATCGGTCTGGTGCAGATGCAGCGTTATCCCGGATTGCTGGCACGACGGCGGCAACTGATAGCTTATTACGATGAGGCGTTGCGGGATTGCGGCGTACAGGTATTGGGCCATTATGGTGATACGTATCGTTCCAGCGGTCATCTGTACCTGACGAGGGTGCTGGGAATCGGAGAGGCGGAGCGCAACGCGGTCATCGTCGGAATGGCGGAACGTGGCATTGCTACCAACGTCCATTATAAACCGTTACCCATGCTGACTGCTTATCGGAACCTCGGTTTCGATATCCGGGATTACCCGAATGCGTACGCCATGTATTGCAATGAGATTACCCTGCCGTTGCATACGCGTCTGACGGATGAGGAGGCTGAATATGTGGTAACTAATTTTGCAGAGTTGATAGGTGGCCGTAGGTAA
- a CDS encoding sugar transferase, with the protein MAVGKRIFDIVSSSVVLVVLSPVFAAIAVWIKLDSPGPVFYRQVRVGRGNRDFYLYKFRSMRVGADRQGLITVGGNDPRVTRSGHFIRKYKLDEFPQLINVIKGDMSIVGPRPEVRKYVAMYTPEQMEVLCVRPGLTDPASIRYRNENELLATVEDPERYYREVIMPDKLRLSLEYVHRASFWMDIKFIFGTLGEIVRHG; encoded by the coding sequence GTGGCCGTAGGTAAGCGTATTTTCGATATAGTCTCCAGTTCTGTGGTACTGGTCGTGTTGTCGCCTGTATTTGCAGCGATTGCGGTATGGATAAAACTGGATTCGCCGGGTCCTGTATTTTATAGACAGGTACGGGTAGGGCGGGGAAATCGTGATTTTTATCTTTACAAGTTTCGGTCGATGCGAGTAGGGGCGGATAGGCAGGGGCTTATAACCGTAGGAGGAAATGACCCGCGGGTTACCCGCTCGGGGCATTTTATCCGTAAATACAAATTGGACGAGTTTCCCCAACTTATCAATGTGATAAAAGGGGATATGAGCATTGTCGGACCGAGGCCCGAAGTCCGTAAGTATGTGGCGATGTATACGCCGGAACAGATGGAGGTGCTGTGTGTGCGCCCCGGTCTTACCGACCCGGCTTCCATACGTTATCGTAATGAGAACGAACTGTTGGCGACTGTGGAAGACCCCGAACGATATTACAGAGAGGTGATAATGCCGGATAAGTTGAGGCTTAGTCTGGAATATGTGCATCGTGCGTCTTTTTGGATGGATATCAAATTCATATTCGGTACTCTCGGTGAAATTGTGAGACATGGATGA
- a CDS encoding nucleotidyltransferase domain-containing protein — MDERIQETFLTFVGNALFDTRCDAASVAAWDRADWEALFRLAARQGVLAVVYDAVSLLPKENRPPRNLNLRWALSVENIENRYCMQLANGAELAGLWTAAGFRPVVLKGFAVSRYYPVPEHRECGDFDCFLGQDRELGDSIAVGAGAVLEESGYKHSHILYKGLMVENHRFCIGVRGSREAKELERFLEGLLEEGAAEDKVPGTDMILPPVMFNALFLTFHGLKHFLGEGIRLRHICDWACFVAREQQNMDWQTFYAVCDRYHMRRYADVMTAIAVHGLGLRVENPEITVDSRYADRVLSSVLNDNDLINSRGKGKWWERFKLLSNMSRYRWKYREIYQKGYFGEMVQLVTGFVLDRNPKI, encoded by the coding sequence ATGGATGAGCGCATACAAGAGACTTTTTTGACGTTTGTGGGTAATGCCCTGTTCGATACCCGTTGCGATGCGGCGTCTGTTGCGGCGTGGGATAGGGCGGATTGGGAAGCGTTGTTTCGGTTGGCAGCCCGTCAAGGAGTTCTGGCTGTTGTGTACGATGCCGTGTCCCTGTTGCCCAAAGAGAACCGACCGCCCAGAAACCTCAATTTACGGTGGGCGTTGAGTGTCGAGAATATCGAGAATCGTTATTGCATGCAGTTGGCGAATGGAGCGGAACTTGCCGGTCTATGGACTGCTGCCGGTTTTCGTCCTGTTGTGCTGAAAGGTTTTGCAGTCAGTCGGTATTATCCTGTGCCGGAACATCGGGAGTGTGGTGATTTCGATTGTTTTTTGGGTCAGGATAGGGAGTTGGGCGATAGTATTGCGGTAGGAGCTGGCGCCGTATTGGAAGAGTCCGGATATAAACATTCTCATATTCTGTATAAAGGATTGATGGTCGAGAATCATCGGTTTTGTATCGGAGTTCGAGGTAGTAGGGAGGCGAAAGAATTGGAGCGTTTTTTGGAAGGGTTACTGGAGGAAGGTGCTGCAGAAGATAAGGTTCCGGGGACGGATATGATACTGCCTCCGGTTATGTTCAATGCTCTTTTTTTGACGTTCCATGGGTTGAAGCATTTTCTTGGCGAGGGAATCAGGTTGCGGCATATTTGCGATTGGGCCTGTTTTGTCGCCCGAGAGCAGCAAAATATGGATTGGCAGACCTTTTATGCAGTGTGTGACAGGTATCACATGCGTCGGTATGCGGATGTCATGACGGCCATTGCGGTACATGGTCTCGGGTTGCGGGTAGAGAATCCGGAAATAACAGTGGATAGCCGGTATGCAGATCGGGTACTCAGTTCCGTATTGAATGATAACGATCTGATTAACAGCAGGGGAAAAGGTAAATGGTGGGAGCGGTTCAAACTGCTGTCCAATATGTCGCGTTACCGGTGGAAATACCGGGAAATTTATCAGAAGGGTTATTTTGGGGAGATGGTGCAGCTTGTCACCGGATTTGTTCTCGATAGAAATCCGAAAATATAG
- the rfbA gene encoding glucose-1-phosphate thymidylyltransferase RfbA: MKGIVLAGGSGTRLYPITKGVSKQLLPIYDKPMVYYPISVLMLAGIRDILIISTPMDLPMFRRLLGDGSDYGVRFSYAEQPSPDGLAQAFLIGEEFIGDDSVCLVLGDNIFYGQSFTSMLADAVHTAEYNGKATVFGYWVNDPERYGVAEFDDDGNVLSIEEKPAQPRSNYAVVGLYFYPNKVVEVAKNIKPSARGELEITTVNQRFLEDGELKVKLLGRGFAWLDTGTHDSLSEASTFIEVIEKRQGLKVACLEEIAFRKGWITRERLYELAEPMKKNQYGQYMLKL; the protein is encoded by the coding sequence ATGAAAGGAATTGTTTTGGCGGGAGGGAGCGGTACGCGGCTGTACCCGATTACCAAAGGGGTAAGCAAACAGCTTTTGCCGATTTACGACAAACCCATGGTCTATTATCCGATATCGGTACTCATGTTGGCCGGTATTCGGGATATCCTGATAATCTCCACTCCGATGGACCTGCCCATGTTCCGCAGACTGTTGGGGGACGGCAGTGATTACGGTGTGCGGTTCTCCTATGCCGAGCAGCCGAGTCCCGACGGCCTGGCGCAGGCATTCCTCATCGGCGAGGAGTTCATCGGTGACGACAGCGTATGTCTGGTGTTGGGGGACAACATTTTTTATGGTCAGAGTTTTACGTCGATGCTGGCCGATGCGGTACATACGGCCGAATACAATGGCAAGGCTACGGTGTTCGGCTATTGGGTGAATGACCCGGAGCGTTATGGCGTGGCGGAGTTCGATGACGACGGCAATGTGCTGAGCATCGAGGAGAAGCCCGCACAGCCGCGCAGCAATTATGCTGTGGTGGGGTTGTATTTCTATCCGAACAAAGTGGTCGAGGTGGCGAAAAACATCAAACCGTCCGCGCGCGGGGAGCTGGAGATAACGACCGTGAACCAGCGTTTTCTGGAGGATGGCGAGCTGAAGGTCAAATTGCTCGGCCGCGGTTTCGCATGGCTCGATACGGGTACGCACGATTCGCTCTCCGAGGCGTCGACCTTCATCGAGGTGATTGAGAAGCGACAGGGACTGAAGGTGGCCTGTCTGGAAGAGATAGCTTTTCGGAAGGGGTGGATAACTCGGGAACGGCTGTATGAGTTGGCCGAACCCATGAAAAAGAACCAGTACGGGCAGTATATGCTGAAGTTGTAA
- the rfbC gene encoding dTDP-4-dehydrorhamnose 3,5-epimerase — protein sequence MNIIQTDIPGVVIIEPRVFGDERGYFMESFSQAQFEREVCPTVFVQDNESCSRYGVLRGLHYQLPPRSQSKLVRVVEGRVVDFAVDIRVGSPTFGRYVAVELTGENHRQLFIPRGFAHGFVTLSQRAVFQYKCDEYYAPDHEGAVAWNDPTLAIDWRIPTGDVVLSEKDRHHPRLEAARLFDYGEKLY from the coding sequence ATGAATATTATACAGACAGATATTCCCGGTGTGGTCATTATCGAACCGCGTGTGTTCGGCGATGAGCGGGGGTATTTTATGGAGAGTTTTTCACAGGCGCAGTTCGAGCGGGAGGTGTGCCCTACGGTATTCGTACAGGACAACGAGTCTTGCTCCCGTTACGGTGTGCTTCGCGGCTTGCATTACCAGTTGCCGCCTCGCAGTCAAAGCAAATTGGTGCGCGTCGTCGAAGGGCGCGTGGTGGATTTCGCCGTGGATATTCGCGTAGGGTCGCCCACGTTCGGCAGGTATGTGGCCGTGGAGCTGACCGGAGAGAATCATCGGCAGCTCTTTATTCCGCGCGGTTTTGCCCACGGTTTCGTTACGTTGAGCCAGCGGGCCGTTTTCCAGTACAAATGCGACGAATACTATGCGCCCGACCATGAGGGAGCCGTCGCCTGGAACGACCCGACGCTGGCGATTGATTGGAGAATTCCGACGGGGGATGTGGTATTGTCCGAAAAGGATAGGCACCATCCCCGGCTGGAGGCGGCCCGACTGTTCGATTACGGAGAGAAACTTTACTGA
- the rfbD gene encoding dTDP-4-dehydrorhamnose reductase: MVILVTGANGQLGLSLRKIAPEYPAHSFVFTDLPEGDITDAEGMEAVVKKCGAEAIINCAAYTAVDRAESDEAAAERINADGPAVLAALAVRYGCRLLHVSTDYVFDGTGTRPYREEDAVGPVSVYGRTKLAGEERVRTSGACGAIVRTAWLYSEFGNNFVKTMLRLAGEGKTPSVVDDQYGTPTYATDLARALMVLVQRPGEDMELFHYTDGGETTWYDFAVEIFRQADMPVAVVPVDTAGYPTAARRPHYSVLDKSRIAAVGAVLPDWRASLRTCLDILLPQSGDK, translated from the coding sequence ATGGTGATTTTAGTGACCGGGGCGAATGGCCAGCTCGGCCTGTCGCTGCGGAAGATAGCGCCGGAATATCCGGCGCACAGTTTCGTCTTTACCGACCTGCCGGAAGGCGACATCACCGATGCCGAAGGTATGGAAGCCGTTGTGAAAAAGTGCGGGGCGGAGGCAATCATCAACTGTGCGGCCTATACGGCTGTGGACAGGGCCGAGAGCGACGAAGCGGCGGCGGAACGCATCAATGCGGACGGGCCGGCGGTGCTCGCTGCGCTCGCCGTGCGGTATGGTTGCCGGCTGCTTCACGTATCGACCGATTACGTGTTCGACGGGACGGGAACGCGGCCTTACCGCGAGGAGGATGCCGTAGGGCCGGTGAGCGTTTACGGCAGGACGAAACTGGCCGGTGAAGAACGGGTGCGGACGTCCGGTGCATGCGGAGCCATCGTGCGTACGGCATGGCTCTATTCGGAATTCGGCAATAATTTCGTGAAAACCATGCTGCGGCTGGCCGGCGAAGGAAAGACGCCGAGCGTGGTCGACGACCAGTACGGTACGCCTACTTATGCGACGGACCTTGCGCGCGCTCTCATGGTGTTGGTGCAGCGGCCCGGCGAGGACATGGAACTCTTCCATTATACGGACGGAGGCGAAACTACCTGGTATGATTTCGCGGTGGAAATATTCCGCCAGGCGGACATGCCTGTTGCGGTCGTGCCGGTCGATACGGCGGGTTATCCGACGGCCGCGCGTCGGCCGCATTACTCCGTACTGGACAAGAGCCGCATAGCGGCCGTGGGGGCGGTGCTACCGGATTGGCGCGCATCGCTGCGGACATGTTTGGATATTCTGTTGCCGCAGAGCGGAGATAAATAA
- a CDS encoding dTDP-glucose 4,6-dehydratase gives MKNILITGGAGFIGSHVVRLFVNKYPDCRIVNLDKLTYAGNLNNLRDIENKPNYTFVRADICDYERMGEIMREYAIDGIIHLAAESHVDRSIKDPFTFARTNVLGTLALLQAAKEYWNGDYEGKRFYHISTDEVYGALEMTHPEGIEPPFTTTASSGEHHLAYGREFFYETTKYDPHSPYSASKASSDHFVRAFHDTYGLPTIVTNCSNNYGPYQFPEKLIPLFINNIRHGKLLPVYGRGENVRDWLYVEDHARAIDVIFHNGRVADTYNIGGFNEWKNIDLIKVIVRTVDRLLGNPEGTSEKLITYVTDRAGHDLRYAIDSTKLKNELGWEPSLQFEEGIEKTVRWYLDNQEWLDNVTSGEYEKYYEKMYGGR, from the coding sequence ATGAAAAATATTCTGATTACCGGCGGAGCCGGGTTCATCGGCAGCCATGTGGTGAGGCTGTTCGTGAACAAGTATCCCGATTGCCGCATCGTCAATCTCGACAAGCTGACCTATGCGGGAAACCTCAATAATCTGAGGGATATCGAGAACAAACCCAATTATACATTCGTGCGGGCAGATATTTGCGATTACGAGCGCATGGGCGAAATCATGCGGGAGTATGCGATAGACGGCATCATTCATCTGGCCGCCGAAAGCCATGTGGACCGGAGCATCAAAGACCCGTTCACCTTTGCGCGGACGAATGTGTTGGGGACGCTCGCTTTGTTACAGGCGGCCAAAGAGTATTGGAACGGCGATTACGAGGGCAAGCGGTTTTACCATATTTCCACGGACGAGGTGTACGGGGCGCTGGAGATGACGCATCCCGAAGGTATCGAACCGCCGTTCACGACGACGGCATCTTCGGGCGAACATCATTTGGCCTATGGCAGGGAATTCTTTTATGAAACGACCAAGTACGACCCGCACAGCCCGTACAGTGCGAGCAAGGCGTCGAGCGACCATTTCGTGCGGGCCTTCCACGATACGTACGGACTGCCGACCATCGTGACCAACTGTTCGAACAATTACGGGCCTTACCAGTTTCCGGAAAAGCTGATTCCGCTTTTCATCAACAACATCCGTCACGGCAAGCTGTTGCCCGTATACGGTCGTGGAGAAAACGTCCGGGACTGGCTCTATGTCGAGGACCATGCACGTGCCATCGACGTCATTTTCCATAACGGCCGGGTTGCCGATACCTACAATATCGGCGGGTTCAACGAATGGAAGAACATCGACTTGATAAAGGTCATCGTCCGGACGGTGGACAGGCTGCTCGGCAATCCGGAGGGAACGAGCGAGAAGCTGATAACCTACGTGACCGACCGTGCGGGGCACGACCTGCGCTATGCGATAGATTCCACGAAGCTGAAGAATGAACTCGGATGGGAGCCGAGCCTTCAGTTCGAAGAGGGCATCGAAAAAACCGTCCGCTGGTACCTCGACAATCAGGAGTGGTTGGATAACGTCACGAGCGGCGAATACGAAAAGTATTACGAGAAGATGTACGGAGGGCGTTGA
- the mdh gene encoding malate dehydrogenase, translating into MSKVTVVGAGNVGATCVNAMAIRETAGEIVLLDIKEGLAEGKVLDMYQTSTLMDFDTNLLGVTNDYAKTAGSDVVVITSGMPRKPGMSREDLIGVNAGIVKDVVTNILKYSPDAILLIVSNPMDTMTTLAQKVSGLPTNRVFGMGGALDSARFRGYLAKALGASANDVDGMVIGGHGDTTMIPLVSKASYKGVPVSEFLDEKTLGEIAAATMVGGATLTKMLGTSAWYAPGAAAARIVESIINDEKKVFPSCVHLEGQYGQDDLYIGAPAVIGRNGAEKVIEINLNETEKAAFAKSAEAVRNTNKILHEIGAL; encoded by the coding sequence ATGTCAAAAGTAACAGTTGTCGGCGCAGGTAACGTAGGCGCTACCTGTGTGAATGCGATGGCCATCCGCGAAACAGCCGGCGAAATCGTGCTCCTCGACATCAAGGAGGGGCTGGCCGAAGGCAAGGTTCTCGACATGTACCAGACCTCGACGTTGATGGACTTCGACACCAACCTGCTTGGCGTCACCAACGACTATGCAAAGACGGCGGGTTCGGATGTGGTAGTGATTACGTCGGGCATGCCGCGCAAACCGGGCATGTCGCGCGAAGACCTGATAGGCGTGAATGCCGGTATCGTGAAAGACGTGGTCACCAATATCCTCAAATACTCTCCCGACGCCATCCTGCTTATCGTCAGCAACCCGATGGATACCATGACCACGCTGGCCCAGAAGGTCAGCGGTCTGCCCACCAACCGCGTATTCGGCATGGGCGGCGCGCTGGACAGCGCCCGTTTCCGCGGATACCTCGCCAAAGCGCTCGGTGCCAGCGCGAACGACGTGGACGGCATGGTCATCGGCGGACACGGCGACACGACCATGATTCCGCTCGTCAGCAAGGCATCCTATAAGGGGGTTCCCGTCAGCGAATTCCTCGATGAGAAAACGCTCGGCGAGATAGCAGCGGCCACGATGGTCGGCGGAGCCACCCTCACCAAGATGCTCGGAACGTCGGCATGGTATGCTCCTGGAGCAGCCGCTGCCCGCATCGTGGAAAGCATCATCAACGACGAGAAGAAAGTATTCCCCTCCTGCGTACACCTCGAAGGACAGTACGGTCAGGACGACCTCTACATCGGCGCTCCGGCCGTCATCGGTCGCAACGGTGCCGAGAAGGTAATTGAAATAAACCTGAACGAAACGGAGAAAGCCGCATTCGCCAAGAGTGCGGAGGCCGTGCGCAACACCAACAAGATTCTCCACGAGATAGGCGCCTTATAG
- the gcvH gene encoding glycine cleavage system protein GcvH, which yields MNIPANLKYSNDHEWVRVEGNEAFVGITDFAQGQLGDIVFVDVPTVGESLGQNEVFGSIEAVKTVSDAFLPVSGEILEFNEALENDPALVNKDPYGAGWIIKVNMANPAEVDTLLSADDYAKLVG from the coding sequence ATGAACATACCTGCTAATCTCAAGTATTCCAACGACCACGAATGGGTAAGGGTGGAAGGTAACGAAGCATTCGTCGGCATCACCGACTTCGCACAGGGCCAGCTCGGCGACATCGTATTCGTTGATGTTCCCACTGTAGGCGAATCGCTCGGCCAGAACGAAGTTTTCGGTTCGATAGAGGCCGTCAAGACCGTATCCGACGCATTCCTTCCCGTAAGCGGCGAGATACTCGAATTCAACGAAGCACTCGAAAACGACCCGGCCCTCGTGAACAAGGACCCGTACGGCGCAGGGTGGATTATCAAGGTCAACATGGCCAACCCCGCCGAAGTGGATACCCTGCTCTCGGCCGACGACTACGCGAAACTCGTAGGCTGA